One genomic region from Pseudoduganella dura encodes:
- a CDS encoding CHAT domain-containing protein produces the protein MAEQISFRVAGARLDNGAVQAQVGGRSIGLRCAYGVHGHRAAGQPAIVDVQAGHEVVVLKIADGPTLLLHPDHARTLLGGPVPAPTRSGGAENDRDGGHDGIANAPVNVTGQLPWSCVPGARRDGRPSAATAVLEWFGVLDTPDEQEDAALAIADAIDGQVTEGLYRLDAGSLPDRFPPEQRIAAWPDDHGAAPLLILMHGTFVDTGSTFGKMWLRNAAPVEQLLQAYPGRAFAFDHPTIGKTPIGNAIALVDSLPRNATLHLVTHSRAGLIADVLLRAARFEPGGTLDRLFAGEPAARRELDTLRQRLREKTVTVQRVVRFACPARGTLLASRRLDAYLSVLQWLMGLAGVNVTTQFVDLLCAVARRRTSAASMPGLQAMMPDSALIGWLNAPLDGVDSELYVVAGDAEGDGVLSWLKTLVADGFFWTDNDMVVQTRSMYGGVPRASGPRAPKFRLFTGAQATHFSYFARPDVMGPVIAALRGEAADDWKPIGSQSRAGLDSSGVRGVPHTAAGTGAGAGAGAGLAAGTGATSGAGPRTGRAEPGHPHLIVIPDLFGSALATAEGDILWMNEQSLGRFAELAPARHPLLRPIGLLPGHYDDLCRHLAVTHNVTPFPYDWRLDIDAAAGDLAATVARLAGARQHAEQPIRIVAHGMGGLLVRALQARHPAAWRLLTAAPAARIVLLGVPNAGCWLPLRMLSGDETFGRLFSAPGPLPQERAVRETLAAMPGFLQLQAGLTDPEARLHRVAGWDDAAAAELKAGGANGWHERPDAWAVPDGTLLDRARLFWQQLEHALPALLRDAATLVTVTGHAPGTVARLETGEAGVRLVTVDSGDRHVTLESALLHGVPAWRMPVPHDALPRTAQYFDALADLLATGTTTRLPAIATLRGGSAAQPERTGRRPVWHGSRLAAAHEASGQMTAPAGAEEAADDGRLTIRVHHGDLRFVKAPLLLGHYQSGTLSGTEAVVDTLVNGRMAKALRAGVYPERLGSFQIFENGRHHHAGRRKQRLIPRPRAAVIVGLGEEGKLNAQHLAYTIRIGVLAFAERLTETGAPPARFELAATLAGSGGSGVSVGAAALALAQGIVDANVRLREIGWPVVESLTIVEVYLDRATDAWRVLRLQAESTPERIAVDGYLRQGDGALRRPLESSYRGAAYDFISAIRMEGSSKDMPLIAYALDSRRARTEVRAQQAQGALVRDLVEGASNTARADGEIGRTLFNLLIPVEIEPYLAGSASMLMELDETTSTLPWELLDTDPEVPAARRGDVPPWSIRCKVIRKLRTSGYRERVVDAGSEDNMLIIGEPLADDAYGRLAGARSEADAIARTARTAFGIEADRVTAMEPLANARRVINQLFARNYRIVHISGHGTGPGCGNEDGYGGVVLSGKATFLGVHEVQAMRVTPELVFLNCCHLAQGSLKPPYDRAAFAAGIAGALIDIGVRCVIAAGWAIEDRAAELFATTFYEELFSGQRFIEAVGAARLAAWNHDRGGNTWAAYQCYGDPDWSWKAASGSRQPTPAEEYGGVAAPVTLILVLQAITIDALYSPQQDTQRNRTRLRWLEETFGPEGWTQRGDVAQEFGAAYAALPDRTEALKWLHRAVGAADGRSSLNAVELLAEQASLPGATLDELREAIGWLGKLVDQLPPTIGRLSLLGNAWRRISVLQHAAGDAAAADSLEQARRHLELAAQCPPQENPHRYYPMRARLACEVRANLLASAADNASTGTPPGMPGAPPPAPQHGRTAEQLAPDLAALSREIDVAANADPKFWSIVAQSEYDILKGVLHRDLAAGAVDIVESMKDLHKRIRTRRYWVHVEDDARALLDPYLATLANETDPGQAEEGAAVRRLLELLKGYAATVDAQA, from the coding sequence ATGGCCGAACAGATCAGTTTCCGCGTAGCCGGCGCACGGCTCGACAATGGCGCCGTCCAGGCGCAGGTCGGCGGGCGCAGCATCGGCCTGCGCTGCGCCTATGGCGTGCACGGCCACCGTGCCGCAGGGCAGCCTGCCATTGTCGACGTCCAGGCCGGGCACGAGGTCGTCGTGCTCAAGATCGCCGACGGCCCCACGCTGCTGCTCCACCCGGATCACGCGCGCACGCTGCTCGGCGGCCCCGTTCCGGCCCCCACGCGAAGCGGTGGCGCAGAGAATGACCGGGACGGTGGCCACGACGGCATCGCGAATGCCCCGGTCAACGTGACCGGGCAGCTGCCGTGGTCCTGCGTACCCGGCGCCCGGCGCGACGGACGCCCGTCCGCCGCCACCGCTGTCCTCGAATGGTTCGGCGTGCTCGATACGCCGGACGAGCAGGAAGATGCCGCCCTGGCGATCGCCGACGCCATCGACGGGCAGGTGACCGAGGGCCTGTACCGGCTCGATGCCGGTTCCCTGCCCGACCGGTTCCCGCCCGAACAGCGCATCGCCGCATGGCCGGACGATCACGGCGCGGCGCCCCTGCTGATCCTGATGCACGGCACGTTCGTCGACACGGGCAGCACGTTCGGCAAGATGTGGCTGCGCAATGCCGCGCCGGTCGAGCAGCTGCTCCAGGCGTATCCGGGCCGCGCGTTCGCCTTCGACCACCCTACCATCGGCAAGACCCCGATCGGCAACGCGATCGCGCTGGTGGACAGCCTGCCCCGCAATGCGACGCTGCACCTGGTGACGCATTCGCGCGCCGGCCTGATCGCCGACGTGCTGCTGCGCGCCGCCCGCTTCGAGCCCGGTGGCACGCTGGACAGGCTGTTTGCCGGCGAGCCGGCGGCGCGGCGCGAACTCGACACGCTGCGCCAGCGGCTGCGCGAAAAAACCGTCACCGTGCAGCGGGTGGTGCGCTTTGCCTGCCCGGCGCGGGGCACGCTGCTGGCATCGCGGCGGCTCGACGCCTACCTGTCGGTGCTGCAGTGGCTGATGGGGCTGGCCGGCGTGAACGTGACCACGCAGTTCGTCGACCTGCTGTGCGCGGTGGCGCGGCGCCGCACCAGCGCCGCGTCGATGCCCGGGCTGCAGGCGATGATGCCCGACAGCGCGCTGATTGGCTGGCTCAACGCGCCGCTGGACGGCGTGGACAGCGAACTGTACGTGGTGGCCGGCGATGCCGAAGGCGACGGCGTACTGTCCTGGCTGAAGACGCTGGTGGCCGACGGCTTCTTCTGGACCGACAACGACATGGTGGTGCAGACCCGGTCGATGTATGGCGGCGTGCCCCGCGCCAGCGGTCCACGTGCGCCGAAGTTCCGGCTGTTCACCGGAGCCCAGGCCACGCATTTCAGCTACTTCGCCCGGCCGGACGTGATGGGGCCGGTGATCGCCGCGCTGCGGGGCGAAGCGGCAGACGACTGGAAGCCGATCGGCTCGCAATCGCGTGCCGGGCTCGATTCCAGTGGCGTGCGCGGCGTTCCGCATACCGCTGCCGGCACCGGTGCGGGTGCGGGTGCGGGTGCGGGTTTAGCTGCGGGCACGGGTGCAACGTCGGGCGCGGGTCCGCGCACCGGGCGCGCCGAGCCCGGCCACCCGCACCTGATCGTGATCCCCGACCTGTTCGGATCGGCACTCGCCACGGCGGAAGGCGACATCCTGTGGATGAACGAACAGTCGCTGGGCCGCTTCGCCGAACTGGCGCCCGCGCGGCATCCGCTGCTGCGGCCCATCGGCCTGCTGCCCGGCCATTATGACGACCTGTGCCGGCACCTCGCCGTCACGCACAACGTCACCCCGTTCCCGTACGACTGGCGGCTCGATATCGACGCCGCGGCCGGCGACCTCGCCGCCACCGTCGCCAGGCTGGCCGGCGCGCGCCAGCACGCCGAACAGCCGATCCGCATCGTCGCGCACGGCATGGGCGGCCTGCTCGTGCGCGCGCTGCAGGCGCGCCATCCGGCCGCCTGGCGGCTGCTGACGGCGGCGCCGGCCGCGCGCATCGTGCTGCTCGGGGTGCCGAACGCCGGCTGCTGGCTGCCGCTGCGCATGCTGTCCGGCGACGAAACCTTCGGCCGGCTGTTCAGCGCGCCGGGCCCGCTGCCGCAGGAACGGGCCGTGCGTGAAACGCTGGCCGCCATGCCCGGCTTCCTGCAGTTGCAGGCCGGCCTGACGGACCCGGAAGCGCGCCTGCACCGGGTGGCGGGCTGGGACGATGCCGCCGCCGCCGAGCTGAAGGCCGGCGGCGCGAACGGCTGGCACGAACGGCCCGATGCCTGGGCCGTGCCGGACGGCACCTTGCTGGACAGGGCACGGCTCTTCTGGCAGCAGCTCGAGCACGCGCTGCCGGCGCTGTTGCGGGATGCCGCCACGCTCGTCACGGTGACCGGCCATGCGCCCGGTACCGTGGCCAGGCTGGAAACCGGCGAGGCCGGCGTGCGGCTGGTGACGGTCGACAGCGGCGACCGGCACGTGACGCTGGAGAGCGCGCTGCTGCATGGCGTGCCGGCCTGGCGCATGCCGGTCCCGCACGACGCGCTGCCCCGCACCGCGCAGTATTTCGATGCGCTGGCCGACCTGCTGGCCACGGGTACCACCACGCGCCTGCCCGCCATCGCCACGCTGCGTGGCGGCAGCGCCGCGCAGCCGGAGCGCACCGGCCGCCGCCCGGTCTGGCACGGCAGCCGCCTGGCGGCGGCGCACGAGGCGTCAGGCCAGATGACGGCGCCGGCCGGCGCGGAAGAAGCCGCGGACGACGGCCGCCTGACGATCCGCGTGCACCACGGCGACCTGCGCTTCGTGAAGGCGCCGCTGCTGCTCGGGCATTACCAGTCGGGCACGCTGTCGGGCACCGAGGCGGTGGTCGATACGCTGGTAAACGGCCGCATGGCGAAGGCGTTGCGGGCCGGCGTGTACCCGGAACGGCTGGGCAGCTTCCAGATCTTCGAGAACGGGCGGCACCACCATGCCGGGCGGCGCAAGCAGCGCCTGATCCCGCGGCCGCGCGCCGCGGTGATCGTCGGCCTGGGCGAGGAAGGCAAGCTCAATGCCCAGCACCTGGCCTACACGATCCGGATCGGCGTGCTGGCGTTCGCCGAACGGCTGACCGAGACCGGCGCGCCGCCGGCGCGTTTCGAACTGGCCGCCACGCTGGCCGGCAGCGGCGGCTCCGGCGTGTCGGTCGGCGCGGCCGCGCTCGCGCTGGCGCAGGGCATCGTCGATGCGAACGTGCGGCTGCGCGAGATCGGCTGGCCGGTCGTCGAGTCGCTGACGATCGTCGAAGTCTACCTGGACCGCGCCACCGACGCCTGGCGCGTGCTGCGCCTGCAGGCCGAAAGCACGCCCGAGCGGATTGCCGTCGACGGCTACCTGCGGCAGGGCGACGGCGCGCTGCGCCGCCCGCTCGAAAGCAGCTACCGCGGCGCCGCGTACGATTTCATCAGCGCCATCCGCATGGAGGGCTCGTCGAAGGACATGCCGCTGATCGCCTATGCCCTCGACTCGCGGCGCGCGCGCACCGAGGTGCGCGCGCAGCAGGCGCAGGGCGCGCTGGTGCGCGATCTGGTGGAAGGCGCATCGAACACGGCACGCGCCGATGGCGAGATCGGCCGCACGCTGTTCAACCTGCTGATCCCGGTGGAGATCGAACCCTACCTGGCCGGCTCCGCCAGCATGCTGATGGAGCTCGATGAAACCACGTCGACATTGCCCTGGGAACTGCTCGATACCGACCCCGAGGTGCCGGCGGCGCGGCGCGGCGACGTGCCGCCCTGGTCGATCCGCTGCAAGGTGATCCGCAAGCTGCGCACGAGCGGCTACCGCGAACGGGTCGTGGATGCCGGCAGCGAGGACAACATGCTGATCATCGGCGAGCCGCTCGCCGACGACGCCTATGGCCGCCTGGCCGGCGCGCGCAGCGAAGCCGATGCGATCGCCAGGACGGCGCGCACCGCCTTCGGCATCGAGGCCGACCGGGTGACGGCCATGGAGCCGCTGGCCAATGCCCGCCGCGTCATCAACCAGCTGTTCGCGCGCAATTACCGCATCGTGCACATTTCCGGCCACGGTACCGGCCCTGGTTGCGGCAACGAGGACGGCTACGGCGGCGTGGTCCTGTCCGGCAAGGCCACGTTCCTCGGCGTGCACGAGGTGCAGGCGATGCGCGTGACGCCGGAACTGGTCTTCCTTAACTGCTGCCACCTGGCGCAGGGCAGCCTCAAGCCACCGTACGACAGGGCGGCGTTCGCGGCGGGCATCGCCGGCGCGCTGATCGATATCGGCGTGCGCTGCGTGATCGCCGCCGGCTGGGCCATCGAGGACCGCGCCGCCGAACTGTTCGCGACCACGTTCTACGAGGAGCTGTTCTCCGGCCAGCGCTTCATCGAGGCGGTGGGCGCCGCGCGGCTGGCCGCGTGGAACCACGACCGCGGCGGCAACACCTGGGCCGCCTACCAGTGCTACGGCGACCCGGACTGGAGCTGGAAGGCCGCCAGCGGCAGCCGGCAGCCGACTCCGGCAGAGGAATACGGCGGCGTCGCGGCGCCGGTGACGCTGATCCTGGTACTGCAGGCGATCACCATCGACGCGCTGTACTCGCCGCAGCAGGACACGCAACGCAACCGCACCCGGCTGCGCTGGCTGGAGGAGACCTTCGGCCCGGAAGGCTGGACGCAGCGCGGCGACGTGGCGCAGGAATTCGGCGCCGCCTACGCGGCGCTGCCGGACAGGACCGAGGCGCTGAAATGGCTGCACCGCGCGGTGGGCGCCGCCGACGGCCGCTCGTCGCTCAATGCCGTCGAGCTGCTGGCAGAACAGGCCAGCCTGCCGGGCGCCACTCTGGACGAGTTGCGCGAGGCGATCGGCTGGCTGGGCAAGCTGGTGGACCAGCTGCCGCCGACGATTGGCCGCCTCAGCCTGCTGGGCAACGCATGGCGGCGGATCAGCGTACTGCAGCACGCGGCCGGCGATGCCGCCGCCGCCGATAGCCTGGAACAGGCGCGGCGCCATCTCGAACTGGCGGCGCAATGCCCGCCGCAGGAGAACCCGCACAGGTACTACCCGATGCGTGCGCGGCTGGCATGCGAGGTGCGCGCGAACCTGCTCGCATCGGCCGCGGACAATGCCTCGACCGGCACGCCGCCCGGCATGCCGGGCGCCCCGCCACCGGCTCCGCAACACGGCCGCACCGCCGAACAGCTGGCACCCGACCTGGCCGCGCTGTCACGGGAAATCGACGTCGCCGCCAACGCCGACCCCAAGTTCTGGTCGATCGTGGCCCAGTCCGAATACGACATCCTGAAAGGCGTGCTGCACCGCGACCTCGCCGCCGGCGCGGTCGACATCGTCGAGTCGATGAAGGACCTGCACAAGCGCATCCGCACCAGGCGCTACTGGGTCCACGTGGAAGACGATGCGCGCGCGCTGCTGGACCCCTACCTGGCCACGCTCGCCAATGAAACCGACCCTGGCCAGGCGGAGGAAGGCGCGGCGGTGCGGCGCCTGCTGGAACTGCTGAAAGGGTATGCGGCCACGGTGGACGCGCAAGCCTGA
- a CDS encoding TIM barrel protein, with protein sequence MKRRVLLASMAALGGMVIAPQAGARAEAGRYPRLPPLKGRLKQGLTPHLFEGTIEETCRMAVALGIRGLDFVSNPADWPVVKKHGLAVPVLRVDFGGGISTPGRAPDGPPGWNAIAVPDTGGAFAAALRDRIDAAAENGIPNIIVTCGTRAALGYDEGKRNAIRFLEQIRTHAQSRGVTLVLENINSGFPGGPPEPPGSMFDHLAWGLDIVRQLDSPHVKLLMDLYHAQLMDGNIVHFIRKNIRWIGHFHTGGVPGRHEIDETQELNYRFIAEAIAELGYGGFISHEWTPAPGQDKFRSIRKCMEIIDA encoded by the coding sequence ATGAAGCGCCGTGTTCTACTGGCATCGATGGCCGCGCTGGGCGGCATGGTCATCGCGCCGCAGGCCGGGGCGCGCGCCGAAGCCGGGCGGTATCCACGGTTGCCGCCGTTGAAGGGGCGGTTGAAGCAGGGGCTGACGCCACATCTGTTCGAGGGCACTATCGAGGAGACTTGCCGCATGGCGGTGGCGCTCGGTATCCGCGGCCTGGATTTCGTCAGCAATCCTGCCGATTGGCCAGTGGTGAAGAAACACGGCCTGGCGGTTCCCGTCCTGCGCGTGGATTTCGGTGGCGGCATTTCGACTCCGGGCCGAGCGCCGGACGGCCCGCCGGGCTGGAATGCGATCGCGGTGCCCGATACCGGCGGCGCCTTCGCCGCGGCGCTGCGCGACCGCATCGATGCGGCGGCGGAAAACGGCATTCCGAACATCATCGTTACCTGCGGCACGCGGGCAGCGCTCGGGTACGACGAGGGCAAACGAAACGCGATCCGGTTTCTCGAGCAGATTCGCACGCATGCCCAATCGCGGGGCGTCACCCTGGTGCTGGAAAATATCAACTCGGGCTTTCCGGGCGGGCCGCCCGAGCCGCCGGGCAGCATGTTCGACCATCTGGCGTGGGGCCTCGATATCGTCCGGCAGCTTGACTCGCCCCATGTGAAGCTGCTGATGGATCTCTATCACGCGCAACTGATGGATGGAAATATCGTTCACTTCATACGCAAGAACATCCGCTGGATCGGCCATTTTCATACCGGCGGCGTGCCCGGCCGGCACGAGATCGACGAAACCCAGGAGCTGAATTACCGCTTCATTGCCGAAGCGATCGCCGAACTCGGTTACGGGGGCTTCATCAGCCATGAATGGACGCCGGCGCCGGGACAGGACAAGTTCCGCAGCATCCGGAAGTGCATGGAAATCATCGACGCCTGA
- a CDS encoding TonB-dependent receptor: MKHPKLSSITHALCAAGCLSGATLAMAQATDPNQGSGGIAEVIITAQKVAQPASKTPLALSVMSGEDLKNAGTNDPRALAETLPNVEIAQESGMLQVSIRGVTSLDMTEKGDPSAAFHVDGAYIPRYEAQAAAFFDLDRIEVLRGPQGTLYGRNATAGAINLITNKPTSKLEGKVGVELGNYSTRRVDAMLNVPIGDNWAMRAAVNTNKHDTYYNAGPNTIELESQDDKSARLHLLGNFGKDTSLLLTAEKNRIGGGASSPVPITNFFTGELVGTLPFSPAGTGNHIKDPVYVDLGKDVQRTAAWAFKQDAGSHRDNEATSLRGEFKTRLGAVDLTYQLARMRLKLDQLNNGVYFGFPFTTLNRGDSDAVSHELRLNSTGTGPLRWVAGVYTFDEDIFREAAYTTYVTAPFGQFNIVLPFRATLNNKSTAAFGQATYALRDDTRLTLGVRRTRDRKSGDDPLSGEAAVAPATRSSKAYTEDVRFNNTSWKIGLDHDLRSNVMVYGSISTGYKAGGFNAERDTGVYRPETLKAYEAGIKGRFFGNMLQVSGNVFHYAYEDQQLTTTTCRTNDPASCHSFTANAANSEVDGAELEGKVKVLEDGMLRASLAFTDAKFKNYHPTATIDFSGQKLDRAPTSTISLGYTHHFTLGNGGEITATAGTRHSTSYYISDPVEGIRYRQPSYWKSDASVGYANPDGRWNVQLFVKNIEDTVKIESRVPGSFFLNDPRTYGVRAAYNF, from the coding sequence GAGCTCGATCACCCACGCGCTGTGCGCCGCCGGGTGCCTGTCCGGCGCCACCCTCGCGATGGCGCAGGCCACCGACCCGAACCAGGGCAGCGGCGGCATCGCCGAAGTGATCATCACGGCACAGAAAGTGGCGCAGCCGGCCAGCAAGACGCCGCTGGCGTTGTCCGTGATGTCCGGCGAGGACTTGAAGAACGCCGGCACGAACGATCCCCGCGCACTCGCCGAAACGCTGCCCAACGTGGAAATCGCCCAGGAAAGCGGCATGCTGCAGGTATCGATCCGCGGCGTGACCAGCCTGGACATGACGGAAAAGGGCGATCCGTCGGCCGCCTTCCATGTCGACGGCGCTTATATTCCCCGCTACGAGGCGCAGGCCGCCGCGTTTTTCGACCTGGACCGCATCGAGGTGCTGCGCGGGCCCCAGGGCACGCTGTACGGCCGCAACGCCACCGCCGGCGCGATCAACCTGATCACCAACAAGCCCACCAGTAAGCTCGAAGGCAAAGTCGGCGTGGAGCTGGGCAACTACAGCACGCGCCGTGTCGATGCGATGCTGAACGTGCCGATCGGCGACAACTGGGCGATGCGCGCGGCCGTCAACACCAACAAGCATGACACCTACTACAACGCCGGCCCGAACACGATCGAACTGGAAAGCCAGGACGACAAGTCGGCGCGCCTGCACCTGCTGGGCAACTTCGGCAAGGACACCAGCCTGCTGCTCACCGCGGAAAAGAACAGGATCGGCGGCGGCGCATCGTCGCCGGTGCCGATCACGAACTTCTTCACCGGCGAGCTGGTCGGCACATTGCCGTTCTCGCCGGCCGGCACCGGCAACCACATCAAGGATCCGGTCTATGTCGACCTGGGCAAGGACGTGCAGCGCACCGCGGCCTGGGCATTCAAGCAGGATGCCGGATCGCACCGCGACAACGAGGCCACGTCGCTGCGCGGCGAATTCAAGACGCGCCTGGGCGCCGTCGATCTCACCTACCAGCTGGCCAGGATGCGGCTGAAACTCGACCAGCTGAACAACGGCGTGTACTTCGGCTTCCCGTTCACCACCCTGAACAGGGGCGACAGCGACGCCGTCTCGCACGAGCTGCGCCTGAACTCCACGGGCACGGGCCCGCTGCGCTGGGTGGCCGGCGTCTACACGTTCGACGAGGACATCTTCCGCGAGGCCGCGTACACCACCTATGTTACGGCGCCGTTCGGCCAGTTCAACATCGTGCTGCCGTTCCGGGCCACGCTGAACAACAAGTCCACCGCCGCATTCGGGCAGGCGACGTATGCGTTGCGCGACGATACCCGTCTCACGCTCGGCGTGCGACGCACGCGCGACCGCAAGTCCGGCGACGATCCGCTCAGCGGCGAGGCGGCGGTGGCGCCCGCCACCCGCAGCTCGAAGGCTTACACGGAGGACGTGCGCTTCAATAACACCAGCTGGAAGATCGGCCTCGATCACGACCTGCGTTCGAACGTGATGGTATACGGCAGCATCTCGACCGGCTACAAGGCCGGCGGCTTCAACGCCGAACGGGATACGGGCGTGTACCGGCCCGAAACGCTCAAGGCCTACGAGGCCGGCATCAAGGGCCGCTTCTTCGGCAACATGCTGCAGGTGTCGGGCAACGTGTTCCACTACGCCTATGAAGACCAGCAGCTGACCACGACCACCTGCCGCACCAATGATCCGGCCTCGTGCCATTCGTTCACGGCGAACGCCGCCAACTCCGAGGTCGACGGCGCCGAGCTCGAAGGCAAGGTCAAGGTGCTGGAGGACGGCATGCTGCGCGCCAGCCTGGCGTTCACCGACGCGAAGTTCAAGAACTACCACCCGACCGCCACGATCGACTTCTCGGGCCAGAAACTGGACCGTGCGCCAACGTCGACGATCAGCCTGGGCTATACGCACCACTTCACGCTGGGCAACGGCGGCGAGATCACGGCCACGGCCGGCACGCGCCACTCCACGTCGTACTACATCAGCGATCCGGTCGAGGGCATCCGCTATCGCCAGCCGTCGTACTGGAAGTCGGACGCGTCGGTGGGCTACGCGAACCCGGACGGCAGGTGGAACGTGCAGCTGTTCGTCAAGAACATCGAGGACACGGTCAAGATCGAGAGCCGCGTGCCGGGCTCGTTCTTCCTGAACGATCCGCGCACGTATGGTGTGCGGGCCGCCTACAATTTCTGA